The Alphaproteobacteria bacterium genomic interval AAATTCCGTTGGCGCCGCCTGAAGTTTCCGGCTCGCTGAACCTGCGCGGGCGGATCGTGACCGCGATCAATCTGCGCACCCGCATGGGCTTGCCGCCAAGAGAAGGCAAGGGCGATGGCATGAGCGTTGTGGCCGAGTTCAAGGACGAACTGTATAGCCTGATGGTCGATCAGGTGGGCGAGGTTATGAGCCTCAATAGCAGCGATTTTGAACAAAGCCCGCCCACCCTTGATCCTCGCTGGAGAGAAGTTTCCACGGGCATCTATCGCCTGGACGGCAAGTTATTGGTTGTGCTGGACGTTTCGCGGCTTCTAAACTTTATTAAGTCCGAAGCCGTATGATACCATGGGACGATAGAGCAAGGGCAAGCCCGCATGAAATCCTGTCTTATTGTCGATGATAGCCGCGTCGTCCGTAAGGTCGCCCGCAAGATATTCGAGGATTTGGGTTTCACCTGCCTTGAGGCGGAAGACGGCCAGCAAGCGCTGACGGAATGCCAGAAGCAGCTGCCGGAAATGGTGCTGCTTGACTGGAATATGCCTGTTATGAACGGGCTCGAATTCCTGCTGGCCATGCGCAAGCTTCCGAACGGCAACGGGCCGGTGGTTGTGTTCTGCACGACCGAGAACGATATGAGCCATATTCAGAAGGCTCTTGCGGCCGGTGCAAACGAATACATCATGAAGCCGTTCGATAGTGACATCATCCAAAGCAAGCTTTCCCAGCTTGGTTTGGCGGCGACATAGCTGGGCATGATGGAAACAGGAGCTAGCAACACACAAGTGCAATCAGCTGTGCATGCCGGAGCAGGAAAGCCCACAGGCGGTTTACCTTACCGTGTTATGGTGGTCGAAGATTCGATCGTTATTCGTGGCCTGATTTCACGCGCACTTGAAAGTGACCCCGATATCAAGGTCGTTGCCTCCGCTGCCGATGGCGAGATCGGCATCCGCATGCTCAAGAAAATGCCGGTTGATGTCATCGTGCTTGATATCGAAATGCCTGTCATGGACGGCATGACCGCGATCCCGCATTTGCTGGGCGTTGATCCGGCGGTCAAGATCATCATGGCATCCACGTTGACGCTGAAGAACGCCGAGATCAGCATGAAGGCGCTTGAGCTGGGCGCTTCCGATTATGTGCCCAAGCCCGTGACTTCGCGCGAATTGACAGCGGCAGTAGATTTCAAGCGCGAACTTGTCGATAAGGTCAAGGTTTTGGCCGTGGCTGCACGCAGGGCGGGTGTGCGCCGCGCCGAACCCGAAGCTCCCGCCTTTCGTGCATCGCAGCCGGGCGCACAACCGGCCGCAGACCAAGACACAAGAAGCGCATTCAAGGATAAGCCCGCCCCGCCAGCCAAAGTCGTGACGTTGCGCACGCACCCGATCATTAAACCCGATATTATCGCGATCGGCAGCTCGACCGGCGGTCCGCAAGCGCTTTTTAAGGTCATCAAGGATCTTGGCGCGGATTTGCAGCAGCCTATCGTGCTGACGCAGCACATGCCGCCATCCTTCACGACCATCCTTGCCGATCATATCAACAAGCATTGCGGCGTGCCGTGCAGCGAAGCCAAAGATGGTGACGTGCTGACGAAGGGCAAGGTGCTGCTTGCGCCAGGCAATTACCATATGACCATCGTCAAGAACCCGGCCGGGCAGCATGTTGTGAAGCTGAACCAGGAACCGGCAGAAAATTTTTGCCGCCCCGCGGTGGACCCCATGCTGCGTTCCCTGTTGCCGTTGTTCGACAAAAGAATACTGGTCGTCATCCTTACGGGCATGGGGCAGGACGGGATGAAGAGCAGCGATTTGATCGTGCAGGCGGGCGGTAGCGTTATTGCGCAGGATGAAGCCACCAGCGTGGTGTGGGGGATGCCCGGCGCTGTCGCGATGGCGGGGCTTTGCTCGGCGGTTCTGCCGCTTAATGACGTGGGCGGCTATGCGCGGAAGATCGCTTTGGGGATGAAGCCATGAGGCCGGAAGATTTCGACCTTTTCTCGACCATCGTGAAGCAGCGTTCCGGCCTCGTGCTGACGCCCGAAAAAGCCTATTTGCTTGAATCGCGCCTGATGCCGGTCGCGCGCAAATGGAACCTTAAAAACCTTGACGATCTGGCGGCTTCGATCCGGGCCAAGCGGGAAGAAGCGCTTCTGCGCGATATGACGGAAGCGATGACGACAAATGAATCATCTTTTTTCCGCGATCAACGGCCGTTTGACCAGTTCCGGCAAGTGGTATTACCCAAATTGCTGGAAACGAGGGCCGGCAAGAAGCACATTCGCATTTGGTCGGCCGCTTCTTCGAGCGGGCAGGAAGCCTACACGCTGGCCATGCTTTTGAACGAAGACAAGGCCCGGCTTGCCGGCTGGCGGATAGAAATTGTGGGCACCGATCTTTCCAGCGAAATGGTCGAGCGTGCCCGCAGCGGCATCTATACGCAGTTCGAAGTGCAGCGCGGTCTGCCTATCACCTTGCTTGTGAAATACTTTACGCAGCAGGGCGACAAGTGGCAGATCAATCAGGATATCCGCAACATGGTCAGTTTCAGGGAAATGAACCTGTTGCAGGATTTCGGCCCCATAGGGGTCTTTGATGTCGTGTTTTGCCGCAACGTGCTGATCTATTTCGATGCGCAGACCAAGGGTAAGGTCCTGGAATCGATCAGCCGCGTGATGACGCCCGATGGCGTATTGTATCTGGGCGGAGCCGAAACCGTTCTGGGGATTACCGATAAATTCAAGCCGTTGGAAGGCCAGCGTGCGCTCTATGTCCAGTCAAGCGCTTCGGCGGGTCTTTATGGGGCTCCGGCTGGCGCCGCACCTGCGCAGCCAGCCACAGGCACAGTGGCCCGTTAAATTCGATATAAAAGGTACCTGGAAGGTTAGCCCGCAACCGCCGCGCTTGTTTCGCTCGGGGATTTGCCATCGCTGGCGGCATTCGGGTCGCGCAGCACGTAGCCACGGCCCCATACCGTCTCGATGTAGTTGTCGCCCCCGGCGGCCGTCGCCAGCTTTTTACGCAGCTTGCAGACGAACACGTCGATGATCTTCAGTTCCGGCTCGTCCATACCGCCATAAAGGTGGTTCAGGAACATTTCCTTGGTCAGCGTCGTGCCCTTGCGAAGGCTCAGAAGCTCAAGGATGCCGTATTCCTTGCCGGTAAGGTGGAGGGGCTTGCCGTCCACTTCGACCGTACGGGTATCGAGGTTGACCATCAGCTTGCCGGTGCGGATCACGCTGTCCGAATGGCCCTTGCTGCGGCGGATGATCGCGTGAATACGCGCAACCAGTTCGCGGCGGTCGAAAGGCTTGGTCAGATAATCGTCGGCGCCGAAGCCAAGACCCTTGATCTTGTTGTCGAGTTCCGACAGGCCCGACAAAATTAATATCGGTGTCGAAACTTTCGCGGCGCGAAGCCTGCGCAGAACTTCATACCCGTCAATGTCGGGTAACATGAGATCGAGTACGATGATATCGTAATCGTAGATCTTGCCGATCTCGAGGCCGTCCTCACCGAGGTCGGTCGTATCGACAATGAAACCTTCGGCTTGCAGCATGAGCTCGATGCTTTTTGCGACCGAGGTATCGTCTTCAACGAGCAGAACGCGCATGGCACCCTCACTATGGTTATCTGCTTTAATTATTACGTCACGCGTATGAGCAGGCGAGGAGCCAAGACTCGCGTAACACTCTTTAACAATTTACACTAATTAACCAAAAATGTTAACAAAACATGAAAATTATTAATATTTACACATGTTTATTAAGTTTATTTCTCGTTTACCAATAAAGTCATACACTTAGTTAAGGGAGCGAATCTGCCGTGGGAATAGATCAAAACCGCCTTGTGGCAAATATCGAAGCCATCTCATCGACGCGCGTTTTCGGACGCGTGGCCGCGGTGCAAGGCTTGCTGATCGAAGTTGCCGGGGTCGAACGCCACCTTTCGGTGGGGGGGCGCTGCAATGTGATCGCGCGCGGCGGGCGCAAGGTTCTGTGCGAGGCCGTAGGCTTTCGTGAAAACCGGGCACTGTTGCTTCCCTATAGCGTGATCGACGGCATCGGGCTTGGGTGCAAGGCGGAGGTGGCGGATGCGCAGCCTGTCGTGTATCCGAGCGAAGCGTGGCTTGGCCGGGTTATCAATGCCCTGGGCGAACCGATTGACGGCAAGGGACCGTTACCGCGTGGCACCGTTCCTACGCCCATCCGCAACACCCCGCCTTCGGCCCATGCGCGGCAGCGGGTTGGGGAAAAGCTCGATCTTGGTATCCGGGCCATCAACAGCTTCCTGACATGTTGCCGCGGACAGCGCATGGGTATTTTCGCCGGTTCCGGCGTCGGTAAATCCATTCTGATGTCGATGGTGGCACGCTATACGTCGGCCGATATATCGATCATCGGCCTTGTGGGCGAACGCGGGCGCGAGGTGCAGGAATTTATCCATGACGATCTGGGGCCCGAAGGCCTTGCGCGCAGCATCGTGATTGTCGCCACATCAGACGAAGCGGCGCTGCTGCGCCGGCAGGCGGCCTATATGACGCTGGCGCTCGCCGAATATTTCCGCGACGACGGCAAGCAGGTGCTGTGCCTGATCGACAGCGTGACCCGTTTTGCCATGGCGCAACGTGAAATCGGCCTCGCGGCCGGCGAACCGCCGACGACAAAGGGCTACCCGCCCACGACCTTTGCCGAATTGCCCAAGCTGCTTGAACGCGCCGGGCCGGGCGAGGCGGGCAAAGGTGCGATCACCGGCCTTTTCACCGTGCTTGTGGACGGCGACGATCATAACGAACCGATTGCCGATGCCGTGCGCGGCATCCTTGATGGGCATATCGTGCTGGAGCGCGCGATTGCCGAGCGCGGGCGTTACCCCGCCATCAATATCCTGCGCAGCATTTCGCGCACCATGCCTGCTTGCAACAGCGACCGCGAGAACGAGCTGGTGACGCGTGCGCGCCGTTACCTTGCGGCCTATGAAAACATGGCCGAGCTGATCAGGCTCGGCGCCTATCGCCGCGGCAGCGACCCGGAAACCGACGAGGCGATCCAGTATTACCCGGTGGTCGAGGATTTTCTGCGTCAGGACAAGGCCGAGCGCGATAATCTGGGGGAAGGCTATGCCAAGCTGGCCGGGGTGCTCGGCGTGCAATGGCCATAACGCGCCATGAAAAGCATCGCCACGCTCATCAAATTGCAGAAAAGCCGGGTCGATGAACAGCGCCAGATTCTGGCGGAACAACAATCCATTCTCGATCGCATTGAACAGGAAGTCGTGCAGCTTGCAACCCAGCAGGCAATCGAACAGGAAGCCGTGCGCGCCGCGCCGGAAACGAGCAGCACATATGGCGCTTTCGTAAAATGGGCGACCGAACGCGCCCGGCAACTGGAAGTTGCGCGTTTTGCGGCGGTTGCGGCCGTGGAGCAGGCGCGCGAGGTGCTTGCCGAACTGTTCGAGGAACAGAAGCGCTATGAAATCGTTGCCGCCAACCGTGCCGCCGAGGAAGAGAAAGAAAAGTTGAAGCAGGAGCAGGGCGAGCTGGACGAAACCGCCGTGATGAACTATGAGCGCAAGCAGAGGGAAGGAAAATAACCCGGCATGCCAGACAAACAACGCATCATGATGTGCGCGCCTGATCATTATGAGGTCAGTTACGTTATCAATGCCTGGATGGAGGGGCAGATCGGCCGGGCGGACCGCACGCTGGCCGTGCGCCAGTGGAACGATTTGCATGCCATTATCGCGCGCTATGCCGATATTGTGCTGCAACCTCCGCAGCCCGGCTTGCCCGATCTCGTATTCACGGCCAATGCCGGTTTCGTGATCGGCGATATTGCTGTGGTCAGCCATTTTCGCAATACCGAGCGCAAGGGCGAAGAAAAATACGACCACGAATTTTTTAAATCAGCCGGTTTCAAGATCGCCGATTGGCCGAAGGACGCGCTGTTTGAAGGCGCGGGCGATGCGCTGCTTGATCGCGGCGCAAGGCTGATATGGACGGCCTATGGCCTGCGTTCCGATGCCCGTGCCGCCACGCTGCTGGGACAGGTTTATGGGCGGGAAGTTGTGACGCTTAAGCTCGTCAACCCGCACTTCTATCACCTCGATACCTGTCTGTGCCCGCTTACGGGCGGCTATGTGCTTTACTACCCCGATGCCTTCGATGCCGAAAGTCGCGGCAAGATTGAGTCTGTTGTGCCGGCGGGCAGGCGTATTGTTGCCAGCAAAGAGGATGCTTTTGCCTTTGCCTGCAACGCCGTTGACCTTGCGCCGCGTGTTGTGATGGGTAATGCCAGCGAAGGGCTGCAACAGGCGCTGCGCGCCAAGGGCTTTGATCCCATCGTCACCCCGCTGGGCGAATTCATCAAGGCGGGGGGCAGTGCCAAGTGCCTTACGCTTAAGCTGGTTGAGGAATAAGTTTAAGCCAGCCGGCCATAACCCGGATTTTTCTTGATTTTACCCCGATTTCCGTCATTTTAGCGCCAGACAGATATTCCGGGGGTAAGCATGCAGGTACAGGAACTCAAGGGCCAGACAATCGCTTTCGCCGCATCCGGCGGGCTCGATAGCTGCACGATCACGCATTGGCTGACATCGCTGGGCGTCAAGGTTGTCGCCTTCACGGCCGATCTTGGCCAGCCGGACGAGGTGGATTTCGGCGCAATCGAGAAGCGCATGCGCGCCAGCGGCGCGGTCGATTATGTCGCGGTGCCGCTGCAGGAACGGATGGCGGAAGCCGGGCTTGAGGTCGTGCAGGCGCAAAGCACCTATGAAGGCCGTTACTGGAACACCACCGGCATGGGCCGCGTGGTAACCGTAAGTGGCTTGCTGCCCGAAATCGTGAAGCGCGGGATCAAGATATTCAGCCACGGCGCGACCGGCCGCGGTAACGACCAGATCCGCTTCCAGCTTATGACCAACATGCTGCAACCGAGCATGGAAGTGTATGCCCCGTGGCGTGACGAAGAATTCCTGAAGCGTTTCCCCGGCCGCCAGCAGATGATCGCTTATTGCGAACAGCAAAATGTGCCGATCACGGCCACGCGCGAGAAACCCTATTCGACCGATGCCAACATGCTTGGCCTTACGCACGAAGGCGGCAAGCTGGAAGATATCACCACCGCACCGGATATCGTGACCCCGGGCATGGGCGTGTGGGCCAGCGATGCGCCCGCAAAACCCGAAGAAGTCGTGATCCGGTTCGAGAAGGGCCGCCCGGTCCAGATCAACGGCGCCAAGGTGAACGGGTTGCAAGCAATGCTGCAAGCCAACCAGATCGCCGGCAGGCACGGCGTGGGCATCGGCGCGCACCTGGTCGAAAACCGCTTTATCGGCGTTAAATCGCGCGGCGTGTATGAAGCGCCGGGCATGGAATTGCTTGGCACGGCTTATGCGTATCTGGTTCAGCTCGTGCTCGATCGCCGTTCGCGCGAAATCTTCGATCAGCTCGGGCTGCTGTATGCCAAGCAGATTTATCAAGGTTATTACTACGATCTGTGCTCGCAGATGATCAGGGCTTCGCTTGAACAGGTTACGCGCCTTATTACGGGTACGATAACCTTGCGGCTGTTGCGCGGCGTTGCCCAATATGTAAAGGCCGAAGCGGCGCCGCATTCGCTCTTCACGCTGGACGGTTCGATGGAAGCGGAAGGCAGCTTCAACCACGCGGATTCGGAAGGGTTCCTGCGCGTGCTGGCCGTCAATGCCCGCGCCATCGCGGCGACCAAGCAGCTGAAAGGCTAGGCCAGCGAAACCGCTTCGTGCGGCGCATTCAGGAATCCTATCCAGTTCCCGCGCCCGTGCTGGAAATTTATATTTCCGGCGTAATTGATCAGCACAAGCGCGTCGCTGAACGCGCCCTGCAGGTCGCGCTCCAGCCCCCGCCCAAGATCGCGATCGCTGCGGATAATCAGATCAAGCTTTTTCGGCTGCACGAAGCCATCGAGCTGCATCGCGCCAAGACGCGTGAAAGTCACGTCGATCAGGAAACGCGTTTGCTGCGCTTCCTTTTTGTCCTCGGCCGTTTCCTGCCCGGCTTTGTGACGATCGCGGTGCACATACAAATTCAGCGCACTCATGCCGAATTGATCGAGGAAGGGCAGGTGGTAGTGCCGCCATTCGCCTACTACCGGGTCGGTTGCGGTGCGGACGCCGCCGCGCAGCTCATCCGACAGCAACTTGAGCAGCGCATGCTTGCCTATTTTATCGAGTGCTTCGCTCGCGCGCTGCCCCAGCAACCCGCGCACATCGCCCTGGTTCAGGGCCGAAAAGAGAAACAGCATCGCGCTGCTCATTTGCTGGCCGGGCTGGGGGATACGATTTTGCACGATCTGCTGGCGCAGGCCGGGGTCGATGCTGCCGAGGGCATCGAGCACCTGCTTCAACGCCGGCCATTCGGCACCTTCGGCCAGTGTCGGCAGCGCTGTATCGGGCCGGGCCGTTGCAATGGTGCTTAAAAGCAATTGCGTGCCCACGGGCCAATTGGCGGCCTGCCGCACGAAAAGCGTGTTTTCCCCGGCATTGACCACGACCTGCCCACCGGGTGTGTTGGCGATCACGGTCGCGAGGATTTTATCGCCCGTTGCTGTCAGCTTGGCTTGTGCCCCGGCGGCCACGGCATTCAGGTGGAAATTGATGTTCTGGCCGGGCTTGAAGGTGATGGCGGTGCCTGCCGTTGCGTTGAGCGTACCGGCAGCATTTTGCTGACCTTGCGGCAGAGATGTGGGTGCACGCGCAGCCACTTCACTTTGCGCGGCAGGGTGAAGAATGCTGCCAGTGGTGTTTTGCAGATAGCTGACCGATTGCTGCGTGAAATTTCTAATTTGCTGCAAAAGCCCGCTGGTTGCCGTTTGCAAGGGTTGCTGCTGAATGGTTTGCTGCGCGGCGGGGGCGAATTGCTGGAATAATTTGCTGGCGTCCTGCGGTAGAACGAAGGCCGTCAGGTTTTGCCCCGGCTTTATGGCGGACGAGGCGGCAGAGTTCGTTGCCGCCGCTTGCGACCGTGTTTGCACGGGCTGGTTGACATAATCGACCAGAAGCGTGGCCTTGGCCGGCGGGTTGCCCGGCTGAAGCTGGATATAGGCGTTGCTTTTATCGGCCTGCAGCACGCTAAGCAGCTGTTGCAGCTGCTGGCTTTTGATTTGCTCGAACAGCGTTCTGGGAAGCACGAGCTGCACATCACCCTGCGGGGTGCGGATTTGCGCCTGACCGGCCTCCAGATTCGTCGTGAGCGTGCCGCCAAGCAGGAGCTGGCGTTCAAGTTTTATGAGCTGCTGCGGCAACTGCTTGACAATGGTTTCAATGGCGGCGATTTGCTGCGCGACCGTGACGGGCAGCGCAAGTTCGGGCGGCAGTGCGGCCGGGATGATATCCACCATGGCCGTCGCCTTTCCGGGCTACCCGAGAATTTCTTTGGCGATTGCCTGCACGTCGCTTGCGGCATCGGAGACGGGCGAGCGGACAAGCAGCGAGGTTTGGGCGCGGATCGCATCGCGCACCTTGGCGTCGCGCCTTATGATGCCGGCCAGCGGCGGCGTGTATTGCAGGAAGCTTTCGCAAGCCTTCTTGATAGTTTCGTATGTTTTTTGTCCGTCTGCCTTGTTGGTTGCCATATTGACGATCACGCGCATGTCGGCCTTGGGGTTGGCGGCGCGACCGAGCTTGATGAAGGCGTATGCGTCCGTCAGGGAGGTCGGTTCGTCGGTGATGACGACAAGCGTCGTTGCCGCAGGCCCGGCAAGCTGGCGTACCGAACGATCCACCCCGGCGCCGAGATCGACGATAACCCGGTCATAGTTGTTCGCAAGAGTCATCAGATCGTTGCGCAATTCAGCGAGGCGCTGGGTTGCAAGTGTCGCAAGGTTGCCGGAACCCGAACGGCCCGCCAAAACATCGAACCCGCCTTCTTCATAGCGGGTAATCGCGCCGGGCAGGGTGGTTTTGCCTTCGATGACCGCGCCGAGATCCAGTTCGGGCGTAAGGCCGAGCTGGATATCCACGTTCGCGAGCCCGAGATCGCCATCGAACAGCAGAACGCGCTTGCCGGCTTTGGCGAGCGCGCTGCAAAGGGTAATCGAAAACCATGTCTTGCCGACGCCGCCTTTGCCGCTGGCGACCGCGAGCATGTTGGGCGCTGTAAGCGGGGCGGGGGTGGCACCGCTGCCTGCGTGAGGTGTGAAGGAAATCGGGTCGGCCATGGTCATTCTCCGCCTTATGCGTGGGTTCCGGTTGGTTTGTTGCTGGTTGCGCCTTGCTGCTTGCTTTCGGCTTCGGGAAGCAAAAGACGAGCGGTGGAAACAGGGTTGAGCGATTCAAGCGGCTTCGTGACGTCCGGCGAGCGGCTGATGCCTGCCAGCGGCAATTTCGTTTCATGCGCTATGCTCAGCGCGCTGCCGAAGCGGCGCGTCATGTCGCCGCGGGTAAGCAGGATGCTGCTCGCGCCCAGTTCACGGAAGGCGGCGGCAAGGTCGCTTCCTTCCTGTATTTCATAGCCTGCGGGCATGACCAGCACGGCTTCCACGTCGTTCTTGGCCAGCATATCTTTAAGGTCTTTTCTGTCCTGCTTATCAAAAGGGTTGCAGCCGGCGGTATCGATCAGCACAAGATTGCCGCCGCCATGCACGCTAAGCGTATCACGCAGCGCCCCCGCATCTTCAATTTCAAGCAGCTTCAGTTTCAAAAGATTGGTGAAGGCCGCAAGCTGGCTAATGCCGCCCGCCCGCACTGTGTCCGTCGTGATAACGCTGACGGGCTGGCCAAGCATTTTGGCGGCCGTTGCCATTTTGGCGGTGCTCAGGGTTTTTCCTGCGCCAGGCGGGCCGATCAGCATAAGCGGCTTGGTCGCCTTGCCGTCCAGGATCGGGCGGAACTGCATATGGGCGTCGAATGCGGCCGCGAGCGCGAGCACAGGGTCGTTCGCAGCATAGTGCACAGCCGTGGCCAGAAGCTTTTCCGAAAGCACGGCGGAAAGGCCGTGCTTGTAGAAACAATCAGCGAGCCCTTCAATCAGGTCGTTATCTGTATCGGTATCGGGGACCATGGCGGCGGCGCGCGCCATGCCATTGGCCTTGACCGCAACTTCGTCAACCGCGGCGGTCACGCGGACGCCGCCCATATCGTCGTCGCGCGTGGCAACGATGATCGCATGATCGCCGAGTGCATCGCGCACCTGACGCATGGCGTCTGTCATGTTTGGACCGTGGAATGAGCGTAACCGCATATTAAATCTGGCCTAACGTTTTAATTTTTGCTTTTGGATGAATTTCATTCTGCGACAGGACAATCGTTGCCGGGCGGAAGCGCTCGATTATTGAGCGCACATAGGGACGGACGCCGGGGCTGGTCAGCAGCACGGGAGAATCGCCCATCTGGGCATGCCTGTCATAGGTTTCGCGCACGCCGCGAATAAATTGCTGCAACTTGCTGGGCGGCATCGCGAGCTGCTTTTCTTCGCCATTGCCCACAAGCGATTCGGCGAACGCTTGCTCCCATTCGGGCGAAAGGGTCAGGATGGGCAGAAAGCCTATATCATTGGTGTGCGAATCCGATATCTGCCGCGAAAGGCGGGAACGCACATGTTCTGTAATTGCCGTCAGATTGCGGGTGATGCCGGCGGCTTCGGAAACGCCTTCGAGTACGGTCGGAAGATCGCGGATCGATATGCGTTCGGCCAACAGATTTTGCAGAATACGTTGCAGCCCGCTGATCGTGATCTGGCTCGGGATAACGTCGGCGACCAGTTTTTGTTGCTCGGTGCTCAGCTCGTCCAGCAACTTTTGGGTTTCGCTGTAGGATAGAAGCTCGGACATGTTGTCCTTGATGCTTTCGGTCAGATGCGTTGTGATGACCGTAGGCGGATCGACAACGGTATAGCCCTTGAACAAGGCTTCTTCGCGATATGTCGCATCGACCCACATGGCGGTAAGGCCAAAGGTCGGTTCCGTGGTCGCTTCGCCGGGCAGGGCTATGGCTTCGCCGCGCGGGTCCATCACCAGCAGCATGCCGGGGCGCAGCTCGCCGCGCCCGGCTTCAATCTCTTTGATGCGGATCACATAGGTATTGGGCGGCAACTGTAAGTTATCCTGTATGCGCACCGAGGGCATCACAAAGCCCATATCGCCGGCCATCTGGCGGCGCAGGCCCTTGATCTGGTCGGTCAGCTTCTGCCCGGCTTCACTGTTGATAAGCGCGAGCAGGGCGTAGCCAAGTTCAAGCCGGATAAGATCGATAGACAGGGATTTGCCGATCGGCTCTTCATGCATAGCCGGCGGGGCAGCCATGGCCGCCGCACTTTCCGCCATGGCCTGCGCTGCGGCTTTCTTTTTCTCGCTGGCACGGAAACCGGCATAGCCGATCACGCCACTAAGCAGCATAAAGGGCAGCATCGGCATACCCGGTACGAGCGCCAGCGTCATCATGGTGATCGAGGTAAGGCCGAGCGCGGCGGGGTAACCGCCTAGCTGGCCAAACATAGCTTTATCGGTTGTGCCGGTCATGCCCGCTTTGGAAACCAGCATACCGGAAGCCACGGAAACCAGCAGGGCGGGGATCTGTGTTACGAGGCCGTCACCGACCGTGAGCTTGACGTAGGCATCTGCCGCTTCCAGGACCGGCATATCGTGCCGAAACGTACCGATGGTGATGCCGCCGATAATGTTGATCAGCGTAATGACGATGCCGGCGATGGCATCGCCGCGCACGAACTTGGCGGCACC includes:
- a CDS encoding GTPase, with translation MRLRSFHGPNMTDAMRQVRDALGDHAIIVATRDDDMGGVRVTAAVDEVAVKANGMARAAAMVPDTDTDNDLIEGLADCFYKHGLSAVLSEKLLATAVHYAANDPVLALAAAFDAHMQFRPILDGKATKPLMLIGPPGAGKTLSTAKMATAAKMLGQPVSVITTDTVRAGGISQLAAFTNLLKLKLLEIEDAGALRDTLSVHGGGNLVLIDTAGCNPFDKQDRKDLKDMLAKNDVEAVLVMPAGYEIQEGSDLAAAFRELGASSILLTRGDMTRRFGSALSIAHETKLPLAGISRSPDVTKPLESLNPVSTARLLLPEAESKQQGATSNKPTGTHA
- the flhA gene encoding flagellar biosynthesis protein FlhA translates to MPTQRSVATTDSGGGEAGGGTGDSASGGFGALLTRGDIWLAIGLLVILCALVLPVPPFLVDIGLSLSITFAVIILMTVIFIGKPLEFSSFPTVLLVATLIRLSLNLGTTRLILSEGNNGEEAAGQVVKAFSSFVMSGDFIIGVIVFSIITLVNFIVVTKGSGRIAEVAARFTLDAMPGKQMAIDADLSSGLIDEQEAKLRRKELEDESNFFGSMDGAAKFVRGDAIAGIVITLINIIGGITIGTFRHDMPVLEAADAYVKLTVGDGLVTQIPALLVSVASGMLVSKAGMTGTTDKAMFGQLGGYPAALGLTSITMMTLALVPGMPMLPFMLLSGVIGYAGFRASEKKKAAAQAMAESAAAMAAPPAMHEEPIGKSLSIDLIRLELGYALLALINSEAGQKLTDQIKGLRRQMAGDMGFVMPSVRIQDNLQLPPNTYVIRIKEIEAGRGELRPGMLLVMDPRGEAIALPGEATTEPTFGLTAMWVDATYREEALFKGYTVVDPPTVITTHLTESIKDNMSELLSYSETQKLLDELSTEQQKLVADVIPSQITISGLQRILQNLLAERISIRDLPTVLEGVSEAAGITRNLTAITEHVRSRLSRQISDSHTNDIGFLPILTLSPEWEQAFAESLVGNGEEKQLAMPPSKLQQFIRGVRETYDRHAQMGDSPVLLTSPGVRPYVRSIIERFRPATIVLSQNEIHPKAKIKTLGQI